GATGCAACACGACCCCCATTTCGACGGCCGAATCGCGGCGTGAACGCAACCTCCACTCATGCTGTTGCTCCAGCGAAAAACGGTCGCGCTTCCATCCGGCGACGGGGCCAGCTCGACATCGAAATCGACGCTCTCGGCCGCAGCCGTCGACGGCCAACATCCAGAGAACAACTGAGGTCGTCGTCGGCGTAACGAGCGATGACATGGGCGCGCAGGAATCACCGAAACACCAAAGAGGGATGCGAAAAATCTCAGGCCGGCTCGCTGCGGGGGCGGTTATAGGACAGGACATCCGATTATGCCAACCATCCACCGCACTTCGACGTAAAACCTTCACAGCGCTTCACTCCCTGCCGGTGCGCCAGCCCCATGATCCGTACGAGTCAAGCTCAGACCGCAATCCTCGCTGCCATCAGTTTATTGGCGACATTCACACCCGGCTGCGAGAAGCCGGTCGAGGAGCCGGTCTATCGGCAGGTCACGGTCACGGTGCGTGATATCGTAGTCTCGGCCAATGCTGCCGGTGTCGTCGAGCCGATCAAGGTCGTCGAGGTCAAATCCAAGGCATCCGGTGAGATCATCGGCGTCTTTGTGGAGGAGGGAGACGAAGTCCGCGCCGGAGAAATGTTGGTGCGTGTCGATCCGCGTTTTCCGCGAAACGCGGTAACGCAGGCCGAGGCCGACTCGGTCGTGGCCGTGGCCGAACTGGAGAATGCCGAGTCACGGTTGCGCCGCGCCGAGGAGCTCTTCGCCGCACAATCGATCACCGAACAGGAATATGACGATGCGCGTCTGGCGCAGGCGGCCGCCTATGCCGTGTTGGTGCGCGCACAGAGCGCGCTGGAAGACGCCAAGATCGCCTACGAGGAAACCGAAGTCCGCGCGCCGTCGGCGGGGACCATTCTCAGCAAGAATGTCGAGTTGGGCACGGTCATCACGTCGGCCAGCCGCGACATCAGCGGCGGTTCCGTTCTGATGCGCATGGCCAATCTCGATACGGTGCAGGTGCGGGCGCTGGTCAACGAACGCGATATCGGCAAAGCCCGCCCCGGCATGCCGGTGACGATTCAGGTCGAGGCGTATTCGAACCGGACATTCCGCGGCGATGTGCTGCGCATCGGCGCCGAAGCGATCATCGATCAAAATGTCACGATGTTTCCGGCGATCATTCGCATCGCCAACGAAAGCAATCTGCTGCGACCCGGCATGAATGCCGAGGTGGACATTCTTATCGGCTCGATCCACGATGCTCTCACGATTCCCAATGCGGCGCTACGGACACCGGAC
This genomic stretch from Candidatus Zixiibacteriota bacterium harbors:
- a CDS encoding efflux RND transporter periplasmic adaptor subunit, which produces MIRTSQAQTAILAAISLLATFTPGCEKPVEEPVYRQVTVTVRDIVVSANAAGVVEPIKVVEVKSKASGEIIGVFVEEGDEVRAGEMLVRVDPRFPRNAVTQAEADSVVAVAELENAESRLRRAEELFAAQSITEQEYDDARLAQAAAYAVLVRAQSALEDAKIAYEETEVRAPSAGTILSKNVELGTVITSASRDISGGSVLMRMANLDTVQVRALVNERDIGKARPGMPVTIQVEAYSNRTFRGDVLRIGAEAIIDQNVTMFPAIIRIANESNLLRPGMNAEVDILIGSIHDALTIPNAALRTPDDLKTIAPLVGLTAEIVEEQLGTESGGRARHDEGSRPQGGDGGRSPEQHGEDGGGERADSDHSSHFGGTYAVLTLRNGQAQGVTVHTGLTDFLHVAVLDGLSVEDTILILPTAGLIESQQSWQDRARQRAGGPLSTGNR